Proteins encoded together in one candidate division WOR-3 bacterium window:
- a CDS encoding M6 family metalloprotease domain-containing protein: MMKGKMFLLLVTGLVLAMPPKPGFNGPVPVFPPGVEVPGENRLKGYDFCETVTILMQFPDNRADTVEHSAARFDSMLYSTGVYNGQPYRAGSLNDYFLENSYGRYSVRGGIAGNRWFLSRYNYSSYYDGNYMLSTGESLARNNLQQVDQFVDFREFDLNGDGYIDAMFMVHAGADGADNGDVNCCWSHAIPYFNYRTNDGVTIRGVTNVPEFAMVTEARETTLCCIAVMCHELGHLVGLPDLYDYTRNSWGVGYWGLMGYGAWGAGGNTPWSPSHMEAWSKVEAGFVTPIVLTHDTYNLRIVDVETNPVVYKVWRNGLNRDTCFYLENRQKKGFDAPLPWSGLLIWHIDPAAGSMHNVVDLEEDSTYHLDHGNGVRPDPHIYHEALGDSSDPLPGIWNRRIFDNWSNPSSRSRNGRPTYVSIRNIEEVGDTIVCDVTFDSTQVGIEEKVQSHSVIKATPNPFLNRTLIEVNCETPVLLTIYNSAGKRVHQALVQGRFMWDGRDEQGEALSAGVYLMIIEDGLLRANYKLLRQR, from the coding sequence ATGATGAAAGGAAAAATGTTTTTGCTTTTGGTAACCGGGTTGGTACTGGCAATGCCACCTAAACCCGGATTTAATGGCCCGGTTCCGGTTTTTCCACCCGGAGTTGAGGTCCCAGGAGAAAACCGGCTTAAAGGCTATGACTTCTGTGAGACGGTCACAATTCTTATGCAGTTCCCGGACAATCGCGCGGATACGGTTGAACATTCCGCCGCGCGTTTCGATTCGATGCTTTACTCCACTGGGGTTTACAATGGCCAACCTTATCGTGCGGGCAGTCTGAACGACTACTTTCTTGAGAATTCTTATGGAAGATATTCGGTACGGGGCGGTATTGCTGGTAATCGCTGGTTTCTTTCCCGTTACAACTACTCTAGTTACTACGATGGTAATTATATGCTTTCTACAGGCGAATCACTGGCACGGAATAATCTTCAGCAGGTTGACCAGTTTGTTGATTTTCGAGAGTTTGACCTGAATGGTGACGGTTATATTGACGCAATGTTTATGGTGCATGCCGGTGCCGATGGTGCCGATAACGGAGATGTCAACTGTTGCTGGTCGCATGCGATTCCTTATTTTAATTACCGTACGAACGATGGGGTGACAATCAGGGGTGTAACAAATGTGCCGGAATTCGCCATGGTTACTGAAGCCCGCGAAACAACCCTTTGCTGCATTGCGGTGATGTGTCATGAACTTGGGCATCTTGTGGGCCTTCCTGACCTTTACGATTATACGCGTAACTCCTGGGGGGTTGGTTACTGGGGTTTGATGGGATACGGTGCGTGGGGTGCGGGCGGAAATACGCCCTGGAGCCCATCTCATATGGAGGCATGGAGTAAAGTTGAAGCCGGTTTTGTAACACCGATTGTTTTAACGCATGACACATACAATTTACGGATTGTGGATGTAGAGACGAATCCGGTCGTTTACAAGGTGTGGCGTAACGGTTTAAACCGTGACACCTGTTTTTATCTTGAAAATCGGCAGAAAAAGGGGTTTGATGCACCCTTACCCTGGTCCGGGCTTCTCATCTGGCACATTGACCCAGCAGCAGGCTCAATGCATAATGTTGTTGACCTTGAGGAGGATTCAACCTATCATCTGGACCACGGGAACGGGGTTCGGCCGGACCCGCACATATATCATGAGGCTTTAGGTGACAGTTCTGACCCTCTGCCTGGAATCTGGAATCGTAGGATTTTTGACAACTGGTCAAATCCATCGAGCCGGTCCCGAAATGGTCGACCGACCTATGTTAGCATTCGGAATATCGAAGAAGTTGGCGATACAATCGTCTGTGATGTGACCTTTGATTCGACTCAGGTTGGAATTGAAGAAAAGGTGCAATCACACTCGGTAATCAAGGCAACACCAAACCCATTTTTAAACCGCACGCTGATTGAGGTCAATTGTGAGACGCCGGTTTTGCTAACAATCTACAATTCAGCTGGTAAGCGAGTACATCAGGCGCTCGTTCAGGGTCGTTTTATGTGGGATGGTAGGGATGAACAGGGGGAGGCTCTGTCCGCGGGCGTTTATTTGATGATAATAGAGGATGGGCTTTTGAGGGCAAATTACAAACTTCTTCGCCAGCGTTAA
- a CDS encoding PDZ domain-containing protein has protein sequence MRWWFVLLLLILQPVNGQGEKVSVYEQGWLGIVGENMSPAMLAALGIEHGVLVSDVIENSPAAKSGFKMGDVITEFAGQPVDGIDILRQMVLSRPNQFVEVVVVRRFKRFKVSVKIGRRPGVRQERDLIPGFKFHDIYRTLVEIYRRLEPQLQTGKRMYQQSLDSIQREIERLKNELEVLRQKYEEKTVAK, from the coding sequence ATGAGATGGTGGTTTGTTTTATTACTGCTGATTTTGCAACCAGTTAATGGGCAGGGTGAAAAAGTATCGGTATATGAACAGGGTTGGCTCGGCATAGTTGGGGAAAATATGAGTCCAGCAATGCTTGCGGCACTGGGCATTGAGCATGGAGTTCTTGTCAGTGATGTAATTGAAAACAGTCCGGCAGCAAAGTCGGGCTTTAAAATGGGAGATGTGATTACCGAATTCGCTGGTCAGCCGGTTGATGGCATTGACATATTGCGGCAGATGGTTCTTTCCCGTCCAAATCAGTTTGTTGAAGTCGTGGTGGTCCGTCGATTTAAACGGTTCAAGGTCTCGGTTAAGATAGGAAGACGCCCGGGAGTTAGGCAGGAACGCGATTTGATTCCCGGGTTTAAGTTCCACGATATATATCGCACATTGGTTGAAATCTATAGAAGGCTTGAACCACAGCTACAAACCGGGAAAAGGATGTATCAGCAGTCACTGGATTCAATCCAAAGGGAAATTGAGCGTTTGAAGAATGAACTGGAGGTTCTGCGCCAGAAATACGAGGAGAAAACAGTTGCAAAATAA
- a CDS encoding HD domain-containing protein, protein MVTLREVKKDPEAKALITEADRQLAILGYTEHGHRHARLVAKNSRSILIQLGYDEKVAELSAIAGYLHDIGNVVNRQAHERTSALLAREILVRLGMEFGEVAQIMAAIGNHHEEGGNPVSEIAAALILADKADVHRSRVRNPALIKFDIHDRVNFAVKKSTLSVDSVNHRIVFDLHVDTGIAPVMEYFEIFLSRMLISRRAADFLRCRFELVINGTKLV, encoded by the coding sequence ATGGTTACGCTTCGGGAAGTAAAAAAGGACCCAGAGGCTAAAGCCCTAATTACCGAAGCGGACCGGCAACTGGCAATCCTGGGATACACCGAACACGGTCATCGCCACGCGCGGCTTGTTGCCAAGAATAGCCGTTCAATTCTCATTCAGCTGGGCTACGATGAAAAGGTTGCGGAGTTAAGTGCTATTGCCGGTTATCTCCACGATATTGGTAATGTTGTGAACCGACAAGCCCACGAACGTACCAGTGCATTGCTGGCGCGGGAAATCCTTGTGCGACTGGGAATGGAGTTTGGCGAGGTTGCTCAGATAATGGCGGCGATTGGCAATCATCATGAGGAAGGCGGTAATCCTGTATCCGAAATAGCGGCAGCGCTGATTCTTGCCGACAAAGCCGATGTGCACCGCAGTCGAGTGCGAAATCCGGCATTGATAAAATTTGATATCCACGACCGGGTTAATTTTGCTGTTAAAAAATCGACACTAAGCGTTGACAGTGTAAATCACCGAATTGTTTTTGACCTGCACGTTGACACGGGTATTGCGCCGGTTATGGAGTATTTTGAGATTTTCCTCAGCCGGATGCTCATCTCCCGCCGCGCTGCCGATTTCCTCCGCTGCCGTTTTGAACTGGTAATAAACGGCACAAAGTTAGTTTAG
- a CDS encoding MBL fold metallo-hydrolase, translated as MASQIRPDSLIFLGSGGARIVIAKQVRASGGIWFILENTHFIVDPGPGALVRATSSRHKLDPTKLAAIILSHRHLDHSADVNVLIEAMTMGGTEPRGKLFAPQDALEGDDPVVLRYLRAFLETIVVLKEGGQYQIGPVRFTCPIRHRHRGEVYGFKFETTRLSISYIADTAYFPELANLYRADVVIYNVVRFTPSTLDHLHFPEVEELIKTMRPKLSIMTHFGMTMIRAHPWKLARDLSERTGCAVLAAEDGMLVDLGKYRREDE; from the coding sequence ATGGCAAGTCAGATAAGGCCGGACAGTTTAATTTTCCTCGGTTCTGGTGGTGCGAGGATTGTCATCGCAAAACAGGTACGGGCTTCGGGCGGCATCTGGTTTATACTCGAAAACACCCACTTTATTGTTGACCCCGGTCCGGGCGCGCTGGTCCGGGCAACCAGCAGTCGGCATAAACTTGACCCGACGAAACTTGCGGCAATTATTTTGTCCCATCGCCACCTCGACCATTCGGCGGATGTCAATGTTTTAATTGAGGCGATGACGATGGGAGGAACTGAGCCCCGCGGCAAACTTTTTGCTCCTCAGGATGCACTCGAGGGTGATGACCCGGTGGTTCTCCGTTATCTGCGGGCATTTCTTGAAACAATTGTTGTGCTTAAAGAAGGCGGGCAATATCAGATTGGCCCGGTTCGATTTACCTGTCCGATAAGGCATCGGCATCGCGGTGAGGTTTATGGATTCAAATTTGAAACCACCCGATTGTCAATTTCTTACATCGCCGATACCGCATACTTTCCGGAACTGGCAAATCTTTATCGTGCCGATGTTGTAATTTACAATGTTGTCCGGTTTACGCCATCTACCCTGGACCATCTTCACTTTCCTGAAGTTGAAGAGTTGATAAAAACGATGAGGCCGAAACTGTCGATAATGACCCACTTTGGAATGACAATGATTCGCGCCCACCCCTGGAAACTTGCCCGAGATTTAAGCGAACGCACAGGATGTGCGGTTTTAGCCGCTGAGGATGGAATGTTGGTTGACCTCGGGAAGTACCGAAGAGAAGATGAATAG
- a CDS encoding C25 family cysteine peptidase, protein MQRLYVVIMTLAVVFAVSLGGSITRSFNYPVDALHIETEDGWTKVDFGMAAHPGRLGEPDLPVLPYQMVIPADAEVTNIEIVSYKEQPVPGSYKVLPVQHPIPWKKDYQPMPFVPPDPMIYTRDAVWPAQPATFAHIGNKSGYRIASFLVYPVRYNPVEGKLYQLTSITVRLNYETGRHHTPAYTEMQIKMFGDQVKMLVLNPEDVDRFAPPKRTKSFGSQFLEPGEYEHLIITSQQFADSLVWLRDWRTRLGWRSKIAILESICNTYPGRDNAEKMRNFIKDADTTWGVIYVFIARPDYPANYYRNCYVYGYTFASDMYFSDLDGTWDRNNNNIFGENADSVDGYADVHVGMMTLNQFSEIANVRRKILRYETAPDTTGNWWYKILLPNGVTFSNNYNDSIANASPTPPWFDLKMYYSGGMVQPTPQRYCDSLNSGYTLTSVIAHGSPDLYELNGDVTSQMMLNLTNTNRLNCITAVCCNVGQWDRGSTNGDCIAENMFNHAPNGFIGVMMNYESGWVNVAEKLNYAVAYGFLRFRTSRKVHQGEMLSYGRDYWVPVILDSQKYRMEIMERTLFGEPATPIWSAKPFIAQVTKPATINIGNNIPVTITVQNPSFAPVESAMVVLQKPGETFARGFTNASGQVTLFVSCQTPGFLQLAITGANNIPYLDSIVVISTGRYVAYLRHSINDSPPGGNGDGIINPGESFRIPTWVKNFGTVQANSVTARLRTHTAGVTITDSVKTFGNIPAGDSAFNSQGFAMTVAQGLPNRYAIPCSLICKDALDSTWVSYVTFYVGAPAIQFVTNTVKDSMGIQPNGKLDPGETADLEVTLANSGLANAYNVQVVLRSGDPRLTVPDSSAVYGTIPAGASQTNFTDHFTLTASPAILPETPISCTLKIYADNGYFSRSTFTIVVGEMRPIDPIPDNSTPPLYWAFDEVDTFYPPHPQFNWVELRSQQQATRLTLSDDQTVQINLPPSFGPFIFYGQSYNQISICSNGWIAPGYTELTNWSNTSLPNSSMPPLLAANWDDLYPPYGNGVWYYHDTANHCFIIEWDSVHYYSPRAQWDKFEIILYDTTLAAEDGNCRFVFQYLTANQPGTSATVGIQDPTMTKYIQVLFDGSYHRAASPWVTEHAIKFSTDQPTGVSEDYGVKLLANGKILAVAPSLFHRTTSIHWLITKEGYVDLKVFDAIGRAIKTVASGKMATGSYSAVWNGTDDAGRQLSHGVYFVRLTTPETSIKVKTVLTR, encoded by the coding sequence ATGCAGCGTCTATATGTTGTCATAATGACGCTCGCAGTCGTATTCGCGGTCTCCCTTGGAGGCAGTATCACCCGTAGTTTTAACTATCCAGTTGATGCCCTCCATATTGAGACCGAAGACGGCTGGACCAAAGTAGACTTCGGAATGGCAGCACATCCCGGAAGACTTGGGGAACCTGACTTACCGGTCCTGCCCTATCAAATGGTCATCCCTGCTGACGCTGAAGTCACCAACATTGAAATTGTATCCTATAAAGAACAACCGGTTCCCGGCTCTTATAAAGTTCTGCCGGTTCAACACCCGATTCCGTGGAAAAAAGATTACCAACCGATGCCTTTTGTCCCTCCCGACCCAATGATATATACGCGCGATGCGGTGTGGCCCGCCCAACCGGCAACTTTTGCCCATATCGGCAATAAATCCGGCTACCGCATCGCCAGTTTTCTCGTTTATCCGGTGCGCTACAACCCGGTTGAAGGCAAACTTTATCAACTGACCAGCATCACCGTGCGACTTAACTACGAAACCGGCAGACATCACACGCCCGCTTACACCGAAATGCAGATTAAGATGTTTGGCGACCAGGTCAAGATGCTTGTCCTCAATCCCGAGGATGTTGACCGTTTTGCCCCGCCCAAAAGGACAAAAAGTTTTGGCTCGCAATTCCTTGAGCCCGGTGAATACGAACACCTAATCATCACCAGTCAACAGTTTGCCGACTCTTTGGTCTGGCTGCGTGACTGGCGTACCCGGCTTGGGTGGCGTTCAAAAATCGCTATCCTTGAATCAATCTGCAACACCTATCCGGGCAGAGACAATGCTGAAAAGATGCGCAACTTCATTAAAGATGCCGATACCACCTGGGGTGTTATCTATGTGTTCATTGCCCGTCCTGACTATCCTGCGAACTACTATCGTAACTGCTATGTTTACGGCTATACCTTTGCATCGGATATGTACTTCTCTGACCTTGATGGAACCTGGGACCGAAACAACAACAACATCTTTGGCGAGAATGCCGACTCGGTTGATGGCTACGCTGATGTCCATGTCGGAATGATGACCCTGAATCAGTTTTCTGAAATCGCCAATGTGCGCCGCAAAATCCTGCGCTATGAAACCGCACCCGACACCACCGGGAATTGGTGGTATAAAATCCTTTTACCCAACGGCGTAACCTTCTCAAACAACTACAACGACTCAATTGCCAATGCATCGCCCACTCCGCCCTGGTTTGACCTTAAGATGTACTACTCCGGCGGTATGGTCCAGCCTACGCCCCAACGCTATTGCGACTCTCTCAACTCTGGTTACACCCTAACTTCAGTCATTGCCCACGGCAGTCCAGACCTTTATGAACTGAACGGCGATGTCACATCACAGATGATGCTCAACCTCACCAATACCAACCGTCTCAACTGCATCACCGCAGTTTGCTGCAATGTGGGCCAATGGGACCGGGGTTCTACGAATGGCGACTGTATTGCGGAAAATATGTTCAACCACGCGCCCAACGGATTCATCGGTGTAATGATGAATTACGAATCCGGCTGGGTAAATGTTGCGGAAAAACTGAACTATGCCGTTGCCTATGGCTTTCTAAGATTCCGCACCAGCCGCAAGGTCCATCAGGGTGAAATGCTCTCCTACGGCAGGGACTACTGGGTACCTGTTATCCTCGACTCCCAGAAGTACCGGATGGAAATTATGGAACGCACCCTCTTTGGTGAGCCCGCAACCCCTATCTGGTCTGCTAAACCCTTTATCGCTCAGGTAACTAAACCCGCTACCATCAACATCGGCAACAACATTCCGGTCACAATCACCGTCCAGAACCCGAGTTTTGCACCCGTGGAATCGGCGATGGTTGTACTTCAGAAACCGGGTGAAACTTTTGCCCGTGGCTTCACCAACGCTTCAGGCCAAGTGACCCTGTTTGTCTCTTGTCAGACCCCGGGGTTTTTACAACTGGCAATCACCGGTGCCAATAACATCCCTTATCTGGACTCAATCGTCGTGATATCTACTGGCAGGTATGTTGCCTATCTCCGCCACTCGATTAACGACTCACCACCAGGCGGAAATGGTGACGGCATCATCAACCCTGGCGAATCATTTCGCATTCCCACCTGGGTCAAAAACTTCGGCACAGTGCAGGCGAACAGCGTTACCGCTCGGCTTCGCACCCACACCGCCGGTGTCACTATCACCGACTCGGTTAAAACCTTCGGCAACATCCCGGCTGGTGACTCAGCGTTCAACAGCCAGGGATTTGCAATGACCGTTGCTCAGGGGCTACCCAACCGCTACGCCATCCCCTGCTCATTAATCTGTAAAGATGCCCTTGACTCTACTTGGGTTTCATATGTTACATTCTATGTCGGTGCTCCAGCAATCCAGTTTGTTACAAACACGGTTAAGGACTCTATGGGAATCCAGCCCAATGGCAAACTCGACCCTGGCGAGACCGCTGACCTTGAAGTGACCCTTGCCAACTCAGGCTTGGCCAATGCTTACAATGTTCAAGTTGTTCTCCGCTCCGGCGACCCAAGATTGACTGTCCCCGACTCATCAGCGGTTTACGGGACAATTCCTGCTGGGGCTTCGCAAACAAACTTTACCGACCACTTCACACTCACCGCCTCCCCAGCCATTTTACCCGAAACCCCAATCTCCTGTACCCTTAAAATCTATGCGGACAACGGCTATTTCAGCCGGTCAACCTTCACAATTGTGGTTGGTGAAATGCGGCCGATTGACCCAATCCCGGACAACTCCACTCCGCCCCTGTACTGGGCATTTGATGAGGTTGATACTTTTTATCCACCTCATCCCCAGTTCAACTGGGTAGAACTCAGAAGCCAACAACAAGCCACAAGGCTAACTTTAAGCGACGACCAAACCGTGCAGATAAATCTACCACCATCGTTTGGTCCTTTCATCTTCTATGGCCAGTCTTACAACCAGATATCCATCTGCTCCAACGGCTGGATTGCACCGGGCTATACAGAGTTAACAAACTGGAGTAACACTTCACTACCAAACTCATCAATGCCTCCATTACTCGCTGCCAACTGGGACGATTTGTATCCACCCTATGGTAATGGCGTCTGGTACTATCACGATACCGCCAACCATTGCTTTATAATCGAATGGGATTCAGTACATTACTATAGTCCCAGAGCACAGTGGGATAAGTTCGAGATTATCCTCTATGACACAACCCTTGCTGCTGAAGACGGCAACTGCCGGTTTGTTTTCCAGTACCTCACCGCAAATCAGCCCGGGACTTCCGCAACCGTAGGCATTCAGGACCCGACAATGACAAAGTACATCCAGGTACTATTCGATGGTAGTTATCACCGTGCCGCATCACCCTGGGTTACCGAACATGCGATTAAGTTCTCTACCGACCAGCCTACAGGGGTCAGCGAAGATTATGGCGTAAAACTCCTCGCTAATGGTAAAATCCTTGCTGTCGCTCCCAGTTTGTTCCACCGTACAACTTCAATCCACTGGTTAATTACCAAAGAGGGTTATGTTGACCTGAAGGTGTTTGATGCAATCGGCAGAGCAATTAAAACTGTGGCTTCCGGGAAAATGGCAACCGGCAGTTACTCCGCAGTATGGAACGGTACTGATGATGCGGGCAGACAACTCAGCCATGGCGTTTACTTTGTTCGACTGACAACACCAGAAACCTCTATCAAGGTCAAAACGGTGCTTACCCGTTAA
- a CDS encoding glycerol-3-phosphate acyltransferase, whose protein sequence is MIVVYSALALLVGYFFGSIPFSWLLVRAWRGIDMRNYGSRTVSGTMVGVLVSKPAAVLVGILDILKALVPVFIGKALAPESFLPLLIGIGAFIGHTWPVWLGFQGGRGVSVILGSLIPLFPIGTLWILIALGLGKILRAGAIMVLFFLAFLPVLAFVFHKPTGVTIFCAILFLLTVIKRLEANQEPLPRKGKIGVLLRRLLLDRDILDYQRWLSRRL, encoded by the coding sequence ATGATAGTTGTCTATTCCGCATTGGCGCTTTTGGTTGGCTACTTTTTTGGTTCAATACCTTTCTCCTGGCTTCTGGTTCGAGCCTGGCGCGGAATTGATATGCGTAATTATGGCAGCCGCACCGTTTCCGGAACGATGGTTGGCGTGCTCGTTTCTAAACCAGCGGCAGTCTTGGTCGGGATACTTGATATCCTCAAGGCGCTTGTGCCGGTGTTTATAGGTAAGGCTCTGGCACCAGAGTCGTTTTTACCATTACTGATTGGCATTGGAGCTTTTATTGGCCATACCTGGCCCGTATGGCTTGGTTTTCAAGGCGGGAGAGGTGTGAGTGTGATTCTTGGTTCTTTGATACCATTATTTCCGATTGGCACTTTATGGATTTTAATTGCGTTGGGATTGGGGAAAATTTTGCGTGCCGGCGCAATAATGGTACTGTTCTTTCTTGCCTTTTTACCTGTTTTGGCTTTTGTGTTCCACAAACCAACAGGAGTAACTATTTTTTGTGCGATACTTTTTTTGCTTACGGTGATTAAACGACTGGAGGCAAATCAAGAGCCTTTGCCCAGAAAAGGGAAAATTGGGGTATTGCTCAGGCGGTTGCTCCTGGACCGGGATATTCTTGATTATCAAAGATGGCTTTCCCGGAGGTTGTAG
- a CDS encoding HEAT repeat domain-containing protein — translation MMRSILFLFLVIGSVFGKEVKKQDSVQVLFPRVLHQALEIQGMKEKELGFYKFWAVDSFFRLKIVERLLSQPLEVPTYVESSAHKVEKLSRAPVALIIEEYRATDLHITDADTVKIGREIVRRERALFRPENGGKLMRAVNTILASFAIGDSFLKQALCSISERELNILLGEAPNFWKDEDDTLEKGFSGILHREFGREYDTSLQVKSETLLAYVRKLDRQALAFAGIAVTMGVTRAMQLLKDEMAEEKYYKDSLKVFETRWGRVIIGTDGDDVYQDDAALIIDPGGDDRYLNRAGGAIGVLDNPFSVVIDLKGNDLYQTHKLFSQGGALFGCGVLFDLAGDDVYRSRHYAQGAAIFGTGVLWDVSGQDIYDAGFYAQGAGHYGVGQLIDNQGNDCYRAFCYCQGFAGTWGYGLLAEVTGQDLYYAGGRYLHEPLLPREFRSFAQGFAIGVRPDASGGIGFLCDLKGNDFYNAEVFCQGTSYWYSLGMLYDGEGFDHYTAAQYSQGAGIHLSVGALIDAEGNDSYFSRLGPSQGEGHDLSVGVLFDYQGDDGYYASGGQGIGLTNSVGLFLDADGQDWYMTSESLIAQGSSNWARGFGGIGLFIDLAGKDQYPAGNIAANKKWWTKGTYGSGIDLDRPATVIDYEPDVDTSEASIDSVITAPVESVFKTASVWAVGNARKKVLRARKELIRLGAKAVQYIYEHKLDTKDGLESEAVLALVKAVPETAKPYLLKGLRDERFLARQNSAYWLGEIGKSARDVVDSILLALKEGRITPRRGVYALGSIGDSTVVPQILYLLKDTFEVSRIVTAEACGKLKNPVAIPALIEALSDPFFTVRSAAEAALVSIGLVSVDSILSHLDRLTPPARGHGIRTLNQIVTKLDTVISEEMKNRCRQQTIDYLHHQDPFVRLCAVELLAKMRDETVEKALTTARLKETNQFLLSVYRQIFGEDK, via the coding sequence ATGATGAGGTCGATACTTTTTTTATTCCTTGTTATTGGGTCTGTTTTCGGGAAGGAGGTAAAAAAACAGGATAGTGTGCAGGTGCTTTTTCCAAGAGTTCTTCATCAGGCACTGGAAATTCAGGGAATGAAAGAGAAGGAACTGGGGTTTTATAAATTCTGGGCGGTGGACAGTTTTTTTCGCCTGAAAATTGTTGAGCGCTTGCTTTCTCAACCGCTTGAAGTTCCCACTTATGTTGAGAGCAGCGCGCACAAAGTGGAAAAGTTATCCCGTGCACCCGTGGCGTTGATTATCGAGGAGTATCGGGCAACTGATTTACACATAACTGATGCTGATACCGTTAAAATTGGTCGGGAGATAGTCCGACGGGAGAGAGCGCTGTTTCGGCCGGAAAATGGGGGGAAATTGATGCGCGCGGTTAATACCATCCTCGCCAGTTTTGCGATAGGGGACAGTTTTTTAAAACAGGCGCTCTGCTCGATATCTGAGCGGGAACTAAACATTTTACTGGGTGAGGCGCCCAACTTCTGGAAAGATGAAGATGATACACTGGAAAAGGGGTTTAGTGGTATCCTGCATCGCGAGTTTGGCAGGGAATATGACACCAGTTTGCAGGTGAAATCAGAAACACTGTTAGCCTATGTGCGCAAACTTGACCGGCAGGCACTGGCATTTGCCGGTATCGCAGTAACGATGGGAGTGACTCGAGCGATGCAGTTATTAAAAGATGAGATGGCGGAGGAGAAATATTACAAAGACAGTTTGAAGGTGTTTGAGACCAGATGGGGAAGGGTGATTATTGGTACCGATGGCGATGATGTTTATCAGGATGATGCCGCATTAATTATTGACCCGGGAGGTGATGACCGGTATTTGAATCGTGCCGGAGGGGCTATCGGGGTTTTAGATAACCCATTTTCGGTGGTAATTGACCTTAAAGGTAACGACCTTTATCAAACGCATAAACTTTTTTCTCAGGGAGGGGCGCTTTTCGGATGCGGTGTGCTGTTTGACCTTGCCGGTGACGATGTTTACCGTTCACGGCACTACGCTCAGGGTGCGGCGATTTTCGGCACCGGGGTGTTGTGGGATGTTTCCGGGCAGGACATCTATGATGCCGGATTCTATGCCCAGGGTGCGGGCCATTACGGTGTCGGGCAGTTAATTGACAATCAGGGTAACGATTGCTATCGGGCTTTCTGCTATTGTCAGGGTTTTGCTGGAACCTGGGGTTATGGGCTTCTTGCTGAAGTTACGGGTCAGGATTTGTACTATGCAGGTGGCAGATACCTTCATGAGCCACTTTTACCCCGCGAGTTCAGGTCCTTTGCTCAAGGGTTTGCGATTGGTGTCCGACCGGACGCCAGCGGTGGTATCGGTTTTCTATGTGACCTTAAAGGTAACGACTTTTACAACGCCGAGGTGTTCTGCCAGGGAACAAGTTACTGGTACTCATTGGGTATGCTTTACGACGGCGAGGGTTTTGATCACTACACAGCGGCTCAATACTCCCAGGGTGCCGGAATTCATTTGTCGGTTGGTGCGTTAATTGATGCAGAAGGAAATGACTCATACTTTTCACGATTGGGTCCTTCACAGGGAGAAGGGCACGATCTTTCGGTTGGGGTGCTCTTTGACTACCAGGGTGATGATGGTTATTATGCATCCGGTGGTCAGGGTATCGGTTTAACTAATTCGGTTGGACTTTTCCTTGATGCCGATGGTCAAGATTGGTATATGACTTCCGAGTCGTTGATCGCCCAGGGAAGTTCCAATTGGGCACGGGGGTTCGGCGGTATCGGACTGTTTATTGACCTTGCGGGTAAAGACCAGTATCCCGCGGGTAATATTGCGGCGAACAAAAAATGGTGGACAAAAGGCACTTACGGTTCGGGGATTGACCTTGACCGCCCGGCAACGGTTATTGACTATGAACCAGATGTCGACACTTCGGAGGCAAGTATCGATTCTGTGATTACCGCACCGGTGGAAAGTGTGTTTAAAACGGCATCGGTCTGGGCGGTGGGCAATGCGCGTAAAAAGGTACTCAGGGCACGCAAGGAATTGATTCGCCTCGGCGCAAAGGCGGTACAGTATATCTATGAACATAAACTGGATACAAAGGATGGACTGGAATCAGAAGCGGTACTGGCACTGGTTAAGGCGGTTCCGGAAACGGCAAAACCTTACCTTTTAAAAGGGTTGCGGGATGAGAGATTTCTGGCGCGTCAGAACTCCGCTTACTGGCTGGGTGAAATTGGGAAGAGTGCGCGCGATGTGGTCGATTCAATTCTTTTGGCACTTAAGGAAGGGCGTATTACCCCAAGGCGGGGCGTTTATGCCCTGGGGAGTATCGGCGACTCCACAGTTGTGCCACAGATTCTCTATTTACTGAAAGATACATTTGAAGTATCAAGAATTGTTACCGCGGAGGCTTGTGGCAAATTGAAAAATCCGGTGGCGATTCCCGCCTTGATTGAGGCGTTAAGCGACCCGTTTTTTACGGTGCGCAGCGCGGCGGAAGCAGCCTTGGTGTCAATCGGATTGGTAAGTGTCGACTCAATTCTTAGCCACCTGGACCGGTTGACACCTCCAGCACGGGGGCACGGGATAAGAACTTTGAATCAGATTGTCACGAAACTTGACACGGTGATCAGTGAAGAGATGAAAAACCGCTGCCGGCAACAGACCATTGATTATCTACATCATCAAGACCCATTTGTCCGATTGTGTGCGGTTGAACTGCTGGCAAAGATGCGGGACGAAACGGTGGAAAAAGCGTTAACTACGGCACGGCTCAAAGAAACGAACCAATTTCTTCTTTCGGTCTACCGCCAAATCTTCGGAGAGGATAAATAA